A genomic region of Blattabacterium cuenoti contains the following coding sequences:
- the gyrA gene encoding DNA gyrase subunit A, with protein sequence MSESEGEKEKLISINIEDEMKSSYIDYSMSVIVSRALPDVRDGLKPVHRRVLYGMYQLGILSNSSYKKSARIVGEVLGKYHPHGDVSVYDTMVRMTQKWTLRYPLIDGQGNFGSLDADPPAAMRYTEVKMKKISEEMLLDIKKETVIMQLNFDDSLEEPTVLPTRIPNLLINGSSGIAVGMATNIPPHNLKETINAICAYIDNNNLSIEQIMKHIKAPDFPTGGIIYGYDGVKNAFYTGKGRIILRAKVHFEEIHDRQCIIVDEIPYQVNKADMIARTVELMKVGKMEGLYQIRDESDRNGLRIVYILKQNTNPNILLNKLFQYTSLQTYFNVNNIALVNGKPIQLNIKSIIQHFVDHRHNVIISRTQYELKKCQNRVHILLGFLKIIDHLDIMIQLIKRAQNHYDACDKLIKKFKISQNQSKSILEMKLQGLTSLEIKKLKKEYDELIKKIEFFKNVLNEHYTRTKIIKEELLDIRKKYQDKRRTQIDYSGDKVNIEDLIENEQVVLTISHAGYIKRTSLSEYKRQGRGGVGNRGATARESDFFKHLLIATNHQYLLFFTEKGKCFWLRVYEIPEGSKISKGRAIQNIIHLQQDDKVNTYILTGDLTNKKYVKDYYVMMITQKGIIKKTSLENYSRPRKDGINAIVIRKGDSLLKAILTKGDSHVFIAIKSGRIIRFLENQVRSTGRTSSGVIGIHTNNKDLVIGMICVDVEGKEKGHLLVVSEKGFGKRSHIKDYRITNRGGKGIKTINITQKTGNLISIKYVTDQDDLMIIKKSGIIIRIPISDIRVMGRTTQGVRLINLKKNDAIADVAKVYKPIMKFH encoded by the coding sequence ATGAGTGAAAGTGAAGGAGAAAAAGAAAAATTGATTTCAATTAATATTGAAGATGAAATGAAATCATCTTACATAGATTATTCTATGTCTGTTATTGTATCTAGAGCTCTTCCTGATGTTAGAGATGGATTAAAACCTGTACACAGAAGAGTACTTTATGGAATGTATCAATTAGGAATTCTTTCTAACAGTTCTTATAAAAAATCGGCTCGTATTGTTGGAGAAGTATTGGGGAAATATCATCCACATGGAGATGTTTCTGTTTATGATACGATGGTTCGTATGACTCAAAAATGGACATTACGTTATCCATTAATAGATGGACAAGGAAATTTTGGATCACTGGATGCCGATCCTCCGGCAGCTATGCGTTATACAGAAGTTAAAATGAAAAAAATATCTGAAGAGATGTTGTTGGATATTAAAAAAGAAACAGTGATTATGCAATTAAACTTTGATGATTCTTTAGAAGAACCAACCGTTTTACCTACACGAATTCCCAATCTTTTAATTAATGGATCTTCTGGTATTGCAGTAGGAATGGCTACTAATATCCCTCCTCATAATTTAAAAGAAACGATAAATGCTATTTGTGCTTATATAGATAATAATAATCTATCTATAGAACAGATTATGAAACATATCAAAGCTCCTGATTTTCCTACAGGAGGGATCATTTATGGATATGATGGAGTTAAAAACGCTTTTTATACCGGTAAAGGACGTATTATTTTACGTGCGAAAGTCCATTTTGAAGAAATTCATGATAGACAATGTATTATTGTAGATGAAATTCCTTACCAAGTCAATAAAGCTGATATGATTGCTCGTACTGTGGAATTGATGAAAGTAGGAAAGATGGAAGGTCTTTATCAAATTCGAGACGAATCTGATAGAAATGGATTACGTATTGTCTACATTTTGAAACAAAATACAAACCCTAATATCCTATTGAATAAATTATTTCAATACACTTCTTTACAAACTTATTTTAATGTCAATAATATAGCTCTAGTTAACGGGAAACCTATTCAATTAAATATAAAAAGTATTATTCAACACTTTGTCGATCACAGACATAATGTTATTATTTCCCGTACTCAATACGAACTAAAAAAGTGTCAAAATCGTGTTCATATTTTGTTAGGTTTTTTGAAAATCATAGATCATTTAGATATCATGATTCAATTAATTAAAAGGGCCCAAAATCATTATGATGCTTGTGATAAATTGATTAAAAAATTTAAAATATCACAAAATCAATCTAAATCTATTTTAGAAATGAAATTACAAGGCCTAACATCTTTAGAAATAAAAAAACTTAAAAAAGAATATGACGAACTTATTAAAAAAATAGAGTTTTTTAAAAATGTTTTGAACGAACATTACACAAGAACTAAAATTATTAAAGAAGAACTTTTAGATATAAGAAAAAAGTACCAAGATAAACGTCGTACACAAATTGATTATTCAGGAGATAAGGTTAATATAGAAGATCTAATTGAAAATGAACAGGTAGTTCTTACAATTTCCCATGCAGGTTATATTAAGAGAACGTCCTTATCAGAATACAAACGTCAAGGAAGAGGAGGAGTGGGAAATAGAGGGGCTACTGCTAGAGAATCAGATTTTTTCAAACATTTGCTTATAGCAACCAATCATCAGTATTTACTTTTTTTTACAGAAAAAGGAAAATGTTTTTGGCTAAGAGTATATGAAATTCCAGAAGGATCCAAAATTTCTAAGGGTAGAGCAATACAAAATATTATTCATCTTCAACAAGATGATAAAGTTAATACTTATATATTAACAGGAGATCTCACTAATAAAAAGTATGTAAAAGATTATTATGTGATGATGATTACGCAAAAAGGTATTATTAAAAAAACATCTTTAGAGAATTATTCTCGTCCTAGAAAAGATGGGATAAATGCTATTGTGATTCGGAAAGGAGATTCCTTGCTGAAAGCAATTCTAACTAAGGGAGATAGCCATGTCTTTATTGCTATTAAAAGTGGAAGAATAATTCGTTTTTTAGAAAATCAAGTTCGTTCAACTGGAAGAACTTCTTCTGGTGTTATAGGAATTCATACAAATAATAAAGATTTGGTTATTGGAATGATATGTGTAGATGTAGAAGGAAAAGAAAAAGGACATTTGTTAGTAGTTTCTGAAAAAGGATTTGGAAAAAGATCCCATATAAAAGATTATCGTATAACCAATCGTGGGGGAAAAGGAATTAAAACAATAAATATAACTCAAAAAACAGGGAATTTAATTTCCATTAAATATGTTACGGATCAAGATGATTTGATGATTATTAAAAAATCAGGAATTATTATACGTATTCCTATATCAGATATAAGAGTTATGGGAAGAACTACTCAAGGAGTGAGATTAATTAATCTTAAAAAAAACGATGCTATAGCTGATGTAGCGAAAGTTTATAAACCTATTATGAAATTTCATTAA
- a CDS encoding DedA family protein, protein MSDIWDFFQHLFNPRWIFLYFGNTALFIILAIVFAETGLFIGFFLPGDSLLFTAGIFGEDLCKNFYNVPFFVIILIVAGVAILGNMQGYWLGYKSGKLLYKKKDSFFFKKKHLILAQLFYNKYKTTALIMSRFLPMFRSFAPIVAGAIRIDFKKFMIYNIIGALAWTFSIMLSGHYLDKNFPELKNHLEWIILLIILITTLPIFLKMIINKKKKIFI, encoded by the coding sequence ATGTCAGATATTTGGGATTTTTTTCAACATTTATTTAATCCTAGATGGATATTTTTATATTTCGGAAACACAGCTTTATTTATTATTTTAGCTATTGTTTTTGCTGAAACAGGACTTTTTATAGGTTTTTTCTTACCTGGAGATTCTTTATTATTTACTGCTGGAATTTTTGGGGAAGATTTATGCAAAAATTTTTATAATGTCCCTTTTTTTGTGATCATTTTAATCGTAGCAGGTGTAGCTATTCTTGGGAATATGCAAGGATACTGGTTAGGATATAAATCTGGAAAACTGTTATATAAAAAAAAGGATTCCTTTTTTTTTAAGAAAAAACATTTAATTTTAGCTCAATTATTTTATAATAAATACAAAACGACGGCCCTGATTATGAGTCGTTTTCTACCTATGTTTCGTTCTTTTGCTCCTATTGTAGCAGGAGCTATTCGTATAGATTTCAAAAAATTTATGATATATAATATTATTGGAGCACTTGCTTGGACTTTTTCTATCATGTTATCTGGACATTATTTAGATAAAAATTTTCCGGAATTAAAAAATCATCTTGAATGGATTATTTTATTGATTATATTAATTACAACTTTGCCTATATTTTTAAAAATGATCATAAATAAAAAAAAAAAAATATTTATATAG
- the thrC gene encoding threonine synthase, translated as MLYYSLKNYQNLVSFEDAVLTGLSPDGGLYMPKYIPKLEPQFFHKLPFFDMYAIAMFIIKPYIGKYIPEKFLDQIIHDTLNFSFPLKKIHDNIHVLELFHGPTLAFKDVGAQFIAGCLSFFSKKLEKNVTVLVATSGDTGGAVAKGFHKKQGIEVVILYPYNGISSLQKKQITTLGENILAVEIHGSFDDCQNLVKKAFLDKEINKKYILTSANSINVGRWLPQMFYYFLAYRQIIVKNLIEIIFSVPSGNFGNLFAGMIAEKMGLPIKFFIASTNVNDTVPRFLKSEKYHPLPVKKTISNAMDISNPSNFSRIWHLYKKNIFQLRKKLSSYKFTDEETLKSIEFIWKKYKYMLDPHGAIGYLGLKQYLQEINNTSDPAIFLETAHPIKFLDHMPSFLQKKIVIDQELEVFLKMKNITKKISLSNDFNIFKSWFLEKK; from the coding sequence ATGTTATATTACAGTTTAAAAAACTATCAAAATTTAGTTTCTTTTGAAGATGCCGTTTTAACAGGTTTATCGCCTGATGGTGGATTATATATGCCTAAATATATTCCTAAATTAGAACCTCAGTTTTTTCATAAACTCCCCTTTTTTGATATGTATGCGATTGCCATGTTTATTATAAAACCTTATATAGGAAAATATATACCAGAAAAATTTCTTGATCAAATTATTCATGATACTTTAAATTTTTCTTTTCCATTAAAAAAAATACATGATAATATTCACGTATTAGAACTTTTTCATGGCCCCACTTTAGCTTTTAAAGATGTAGGAGCTCAGTTTATAGCAGGATGCTTAAGTTTTTTTTCTAAAAAATTAGAAAAAAATGTAACGGTTTTAGTGGCAACTTCAGGAGATACCGGAGGTGCTGTCGCTAAAGGATTCCATAAAAAACAAGGAATAGAAGTCGTTATTTTGTATCCATATAATGGGATTAGTTCTTTACAAAAAAAACAAATCACAACATTGGGAGAGAATATTCTAGCTGTAGAAATACATGGGAGTTTCGATGATTGTCAGAATTTGGTAAAAAAAGCCTTTTTAGATAAGGAAATAAACAAAAAATATATATTAACTTCAGCTAATTCTATTAATGTAGGGAGATGGCTCCCTCAAATGTTTTATTATTTTTTAGCTTACAGACAGATAATTGTGAAAAATCTTATAGAAATAATTTTTTCAGTTCCTAGTGGAAATTTTGGAAATCTTTTCGCAGGAATGATTGCTGAAAAAATGGGATTACCTATAAAATTTTTTATTGCATCTACAAATGTTAATGATACTGTTCCTAGATTTTTAAAATCTGAAAAATATCATCCTCTTCCGGTAAAAAAAACTATATCAAATGCTATGGATATATCTAATCCAAGTAATTTTTCTAGAATATGGCATTTATATAAAAAAAATATATTTCAATTAAGAAAAAAATTATCTTCCTATAAATTCACGGATGAAGAAACTTTGAAAAGTATAGAATTTATATGGAAAAAATATAAATACATGTTAGATCCACATGGGGCTATTGGTTATTTAGGACTTAAACAATATTTACAAGAAATTAATAATACTTCAGATCCAGCTATTTTTTTAGAAACAGCTCATCCTATTAAATTTTTAGATCATATGCCATCTTTTTTACAAAAAAAAATAGTCATTGATCAGGAACTAGAAGTATTTTTAAAAATGAAAAACATAACTAAAAAAATATCATTATCCAATGATTTTAATATTTTCAAAAGTTGGTTTTTAGAAAAAAAATAA
- the aroB gene encoding 3-dehydroquinate synthase — MKKREEFIYFNDVAYNMLKNYLLHKVDSIKNIFILVDDITFTHCLPILFHHINFLKKSNLIKIKSGEKEKNIYTCVKICKNLEKFKANRKSLILNLGGGVITDIGGFVASIFKRGIRFINIPTTLLGMVDAAIGYKTGVNLDSIKNEIGTFYVPEFLIIDPIFLKTLPKKEIFSGMAEMFKHGLIADKNFWKKMNQIQIDIIKNENEWSQLIHKSILIKQKIVDKDPKEKGLRKILNFGHTIGHALESYFMDINKMIHGIAVIMGMIYESWISYKINGLSISDYKEIRSTLYKLYTIENHKNHISNLEINKLLLIMEHDKKNEKNKIQFSLLKEIGKCSYNCQVSSSLIKESFLT; from the coding sequence ATGAAAAAAAGGGAAGAATTCATATATTTTAATGATGTAGCTTATAACATGCTTAAAAATTATTTATTACATAAAGTAGATTCCATAAAAAATATATTCATTCTAGTAGATGATATCACCTTCACACATTGCCTCCCCATTCTTTTTCATCATATAAATTTTTTAAAAAAATCTAATCTTATTAAAATAAAATCAGGAGAAAAAGAAAAAAATATTTATACGTGTGTTAAAATATGTAAAAATCTAGAAAAATTTAAAGCCAATAGAAAAAGTTTAATTTTAAATTTAGGAGGAGGAGTTATAACAGATATTGGAGGATTTGTTGCCTCCATATTCAAACGAGGTATTCGTTTTATTAATATTCCTACAACTTTATTAGGGATGGTTGATGCCGCTATAGGATATAAAACTGGGGTCAATTTAGATTCTATAAAAAATGAAATAGGCACTTTTTATGTTCCAGAATTTTTAATCATAGATCCTATCTTTCTAAAAACACTTCCGAAGAAAGAAATTTTTTCTGGAATGGCAGAAATGTTCAAACATGGGTTAATAGCCGATAAAAATTTTTGGAAAAAAATGAATCAAATACAAATAGATATCATTAAAAATGAAAATGAATGGAGTCAATTAATTCATAAATCTATATTAATTAAACAAAAAATTGTAGATAAAGATCCTAAAGAAAAAGGATTAAGAAAAATTCTTAATTTTGGACATACTATAGGACATGCTTTAGAAAGTTATTTTATGGATATAAACAAAATGATACATGGGATTGCTGTTATTATGGGAATGATATATGAATCATGGATTTCCTACAAAATTAATGGTTTATCTATATCGGATTATAAAGAAATCCGATCTACACTTTATAAATTATATACAATAGAGAATCATAAAAATCATATTTCTAATTTAGAAATTAACAAATTATTGTTGATTATGGAACATGATAAAAAAAATGAAAAAAATAAAATTCAATTTTCTTTATTAAAAGAAATAGGAAAATGTTCATATAATTGTCAGGTTTCGTCTTCCTTGATTAAGGAAAGTTTTTTAACCTAA
- a CDS encoding thymidylate synthase, whose protein sequence is MKQYLNLLKNVLKKGIKKKDRTGVGTISIFGYQMRFNLEKGFPLLTTKKLNIRSIIYELLWFLKGDTNIKFLNKNKVNIWNPWADGNGELGPIYGFQWRKWPTYDGRFIDQIGNLIKEIKLNPNSRRLIVSSWNVGMIQNMTLPPCHLLFQFYVYEKKLSLLLYQRSADIFIGLPFNIASYALLLSMLAKILHLKEKEFIHTIGDAHIYNHHIKQIQLQMKRTPRKLPKMVLNSSVKNIFQFRFEDFELKNYNPFPHIKGDVAI, encoded by the coding sequence ATGAAACAATATTTAAATTTATTAAAAAACGTATTAAAAAAGGGGATAAAAAAAAAAGATCGTACTGGTGTAGGAACAATTAGCATATTTGGATATCAAATGAGATTTAATTTAGAAAAAGGGTTTCCTCTTTTAACAACTAAAAAATTAAACATACGATCTATTATTTATGAACTATTATGGTTTTTAAAAGGAGATACAAATATTAAATTTTTGAATAAAAATAAAGTTAATATTTGGAATCCATGGGCGGATGGGAATGGAGAGTTAGGTCCAATATATGGATTTCAATGGAGAAAATGGCCAACTTACGATGGTCGTTTTATTGATCAAATTGGGAATCTTATCAAAGAAATCAAGTTAAATCCTAATTCTAGACGTTTAATTGTTTCTTCTTGGAATGTAGGAATGATTCAAAATATGACATTACCTCCTTGTCATTTATTATTTCAATTTTATGTATATGAAAAAAAATTATCGTTACTTTTATATCAAAGAAGTGCAGATATTTTTATTGGTTTACCATTTAATATAGCCTCTTATGCTTTATTACTAAGTATGTTGGCTAAAATTTTGCATCTAAAAGAAAAAGAATTTATTCATACTATAGGAGATGCTCATATCTATAATCATCATATTAAACAAATTCAATTACAAATGAAAAGAACTCCAAGGAAACTTCCTAAAATGGTTCTTAATTCTTCTGTAAAAAATATTTTTCAATTTCGTTTTGAAGACTTTGAGTTAAAAAATTATAATCCTTTTCCTCATATTAAGGGAGATGTAGCCATTTAA
- a CDS encoding 50S ribosomal protein L25 — MKYVNIYGHKRDIGRKAIHSIRLSGKIPCILYGKNINIPFSTSLESLKKIVYTTEVYGIFLKIEGNDQSINAIRKEIQFDPVNDKILHVDFLKIDNFKPIILEIPVKSFGRSIGVSKGGEYYSSIRKLKVKATPDNMPEYIELNINSLDIGDRITVEDLYNDQYTILHPSDTLIASVKNSRTIIKGGKEKENQEGEEKEYKKEKNK, encoded by the coding sequence ATGAAATATGTTAATATATACGGTCATAAAAGAGATATTGGAAGAAAAGCAATTCATTCCATTCGACTTTCTGGAAAAATTCCATGCATTTTGTATGGAAAAAATATAAATATTCCGTTTTCTACTTCATTAGAAAGTTTAAAAAAAATAGTATATACTACAGAAGTATATGGTATTTTTCTTAAAATAGAAGGAAATGATCAAAGTATAAACGCTATTCGAAAGGAAATACAATTTGATCCTGTTAATGATAAAATATTACATGTAGATTTTTTAAAAATTGATAATTTTAAACCTATTATATTAGAAATTCCTGTCAAATCTTTTGGTAGATCTATTGGAGTTTCAAAAGGAGGAGAATATTATTCTTCTATTAGAAAATTAAAAGTGAAAGCCACTCCAGATAATATGCCAGAATACATTGAATTGAATATTAATTCTTTAGATATAGGAGATAGAATAACAGTTGAAGATTTATATAATGATCAATATACTATATTACATCCTTCTGATACACTAATAGCAAGTGTAAAAAATTCCAGAACAATTATTAAAGGGGGTAAAGAAAAAGAAAATCAAGAAGGGGAAGAAAAAGAATATAAAAAAGAAAAAAATAAATAA
- a CDS encoding nucleoside deaminase produces MSLDFYFMKIALKEAIIAFHKNEIPIGAAITYQNIVIAKAHNLTETLCKVTAHAEMLVINLASNYLNNKYIKKCTLYVTLEPCIMCAGALFWSQIGRVVCGASNSSKRGFVYSGIKLHPKTEFVSGIMKNQCKALIQEFFFYKRNHKLQKSI; encoded by the coding sequence ATGTCTTTAGATTTTTATTTTATGAAAATTGCTCTAAAAGAGGCTATTATTGCTTTTCATAAAAATGAAATCCCTATAGGCGCTGCTATTACATATCAAAATATAGTGATAGCAAAAGCTCATAATTTAACTGAAACTTTATGTAAAGTGACTGCACATGCAGAGATGTTAGTGATCAATTTAGCATCTAATTATTTAAATAATAAATATATAAAAAAATGTACTTTATATGTTACCTTAGAACCATGTATTATGTGTGCTGGAGCTCTTTTTTGGTCTCAAATAGGAAGAGTTGTTTGTGGAGCTTCTAATTCTTCAAAAAGAGGATTTGTATATTCTGGTATTAAATTACATCCCAAAACAGAATTTGTATCTGGAATTATGAAAAATCAATGTAAAGCTCTTATACAAGAATTCTTTTTTTATAAAAGAAATCATAAACTTCAAAAATCTATATAA
- a CDS encoding homoserine kinase encodes MKGIKIFSPATVANLACGFDIIGLALDFPKDEIFLYKSNNPGIRINRIYGSSLPNDQRKNVAFVALQFLLKKYQQKQKFDKDKKIGFEIELIKNIHPGSGIGSSAASAAGVVFGANILLGNPFSTIQLIRFAMEGERIASGTAHADNVAPAIMGGVTLVRSYQPLDITKLHVPNELWISVIHPQIEVKTSDARVILKQKILMTDAIRQWGNVGALVAGLYREDYGLISRSLEDVIVEPIRAMLIPAFYELKIKCKEIGALGGGISGSGPSVFMLSKGNYTAKKVTEVMNQVYYPLKVDYKTYTSPINQQGVKWNKIL; translated from the coding sequence ATGAAGGGAATTAAAATATTTTCACCAGCTACTGTAGCTAATTTAGCTTGTGGATTTGATATAATTGGATTAGCTTTGGATTTTCCTAAAGATGAAATCTTTTTATATAAATCTAATAATCCAGGAATACGTATAAATCGAATATATGGATCATCGTTACCTAATGATCAAAGAAAAAATGTGGCATTTGTAGCTTTACAATTTTTATTAAAAAAATATCAACAAAAACAAAAATTTGATAAAGATAAAAAAATAGGATTTGAAATTGAATTAATTAAAAATATTCATCCTGGAAGCGGTATAGGTTCTAGTGCAGCTAGTGCAGCAGGTGTTGTTTTTGGAGCTAATATTCTATTAGGAAACCCTTTTAGCACTATACAATTAATACGTTTTGCAATGGAAGGGGAACGTATTGCAAGTGGAACGGCTCATGCTGATAACGTTGCTCCTGCTATTATGGGAGGGGTAACATTAGTAAGAAGTTATCAACCATTGGATATTACGAAATTACATGTTCCTAATGAATTATGGATCAGCGTTATACACCCACAAATTGAAGTTAAAACGTCAGATGCTAGAGTAATTTTAAAACAAAAAATATTGATGACAGATGCTATTAGACAGTGGGGAAATGTAGGGGCATTAGTAGCAGGTTTATATCGAGAAGATTATGGTTTAATAAGTAGATCATTGGAAGATGTAATTGTCGAACCTATACGAGCCATGCTCATTCCAGCCTTTTATGAATTAAAAATAAAATGTAAGGAAATAGGAGCTTTGGGGGGAGGAATTTCAGGGTCAGGCCCATCTGTTTTTATGCTTAGTAAAGGAAATTATACGGCAAAAAAAGTTACGGAAGTAATGAATCAAGTGTATTATCCATTAAAAGTTGATTATAAAACTTATACTTCTCCTATTAATCAACAAGGAGTTAAGTGGAATAAAATATTATAA
- a CDS encoding ribose-phosphate diphosphokinase: MNQKVLFFSTRSGLKLSENIAYYYGGFLGKIRFLEFSDGEYTPCFEQSVRGSQVFLIGSTFPPVDNLLELLLMCDAAHRASACNITLVIPYFGWARQDHKDKPRTPIAAKLIANLIVASGATRVMTMDLHADQIQGFFDIPVDHLYASRIFIDYIKKLNIDQLTIASPDMGGAKRARSYAGYLDTDVVICYKERKKANEIEFMNLIGNVKEKNIILIDDMVDTAGTLTKAANLIKKQGAKSVRAIATHPVLSGNSYEKIHQSEIEELVVTDTIPINKMKRNNKIKVLSCAPLFAEVMLSIHKDESISNKFII; the protein is encoded by the coding sequence ATGAATCAAAAGGTTCTCTTCTTTTCTACAAGGAGCGGGTTAAAATTATCAGAAAATATAGCTTATTATTATGGGGGCTTTCTTGGAAAGATACGATTTTTAGAATTTAGTGATGGAGAATATACTCCTTGTTTTGAACAATCTGTTCGTGGATCTCAAGTATTTTTGATTGGATCAACTTTTCCTCCAGTAGATAATTTATTGGAATTATTGTTAATGTGCGACGCTGCTCATAGAGCTTCAGCTTGTAATATTACACTTGTGATTCCGTATTTTGGATGGGCTAGACAAGATCATAAAGATAAACCTAGAACTCCTATTGCAGCAAAACTCATAGCAAATTTAATAGTAGCTTCAGGAGCTACTAGAGTTATGACCATGGATTTACATGCAGATCAAATTCAAGGATTTTTTGATATACCTGTAGATCATTTATATGCATCTAGAATATTTATTGATTATATTAAAAAGTTAAATATAGATCAATTGACCATAGCTTCTCCAGATATGGGAGGAGCAAAAAGAGCTAGAAGTTATGCAGGTTATTTAGATACAGATGTAGTTATCTGTTATAAAGAAAGAAAAAAAGCAAATGAAATAGAATTTATGAATCTTATAGGAAATGTAAAAGAAAAGAATATTATACTTATAGATGATATGGTAGACACGGCTGGAACTTTAACAAAAGCAGCTAATTTAATAAAAAAACAAGGAGCTAAAAGTGTACGTGCAATAGCTACTCATCCTGTTTTATCAGGGAATTCATATGAAAAAATACATCAATCAGAGATTGAAGAATTGGTAGTGACAGATACAATTCCTATAAATAAAATGAAGCGAAATAATAAGATTAAAGTTTTATCTTGTGCACCACTTTTTGCGGAAGTGATGCTATCAATACATAAAGACGAGTCCATTAGTAATAAATTTATAATATGA